A single region of the Archangium lipolyticum genome encodes:
- a CDS encoding VOC family protein, producing the protein MSRFIWYDLMCSDLAGAKAFYSDIIGWKTEEFPGGGYEILKAGDKGVGGIMALPDEMKRAGVPQHWMGYIHADNVDATAQEAQKMGGRVMSPPSDIPTVGRFAVLADPQGAVFAVFKPLPSEGELAPRELLGNFSWAELNTTDWQSAWKFYSALFGWKATSSMNMGPEFGEYFMFGTDPKQSMGGMSNAANMMKAPAHWLHYINVKNADETARRIPEKGGKVLNGPMDVPGGDRVAQCMDPQGGVFAIYSAARRA; encoded by the coding sequence ATGAGCCGATTCATCTGGTACGACCTGATGTGCTCCGACCTCGCCGGTGCGAAGGCTTTCTATTCGGACATCATTGGCTGGAAGACCGAGGAGTTTCCGGGAGGCGGCTACGAGATCCTGAAAGCCGGCGACAAAGGCGTCGGGGGCATCATGGCGCTGCCTGACGAGATGAAGCGCGCTGGCGTTCCGCAGCACTGGATGGGCTACATCCACGCCGACAACGTCGATGCCACCGCTCAGGAGGCGCAGAAGATGGGAGGCAGGGTGATGTCGCCTCCCTCCGACATCCCCACCGTTGGCCGCTTCGCCGTCCTCGCGGATCCGCAGGGGGCCGTGTTCGCCGTCTTCAAGCCGCTGCCCAGCGAAGGCGAGCTCGCTCCTCGCGAGCTGCTCGGCAACTTCAGCTGGGCCGAACTCAACACCACCGATTGGCAGAGCGCCTGGAAATTCTACTCCGCGCTCTTCGGCTGGAAGGCCACCTCGTCCATGAACATGGGCCCCGAGTTCGGCGAGTACTTCATGTTCGGCACCGATCCCAAGCAGTCGATGGGCGGGATGTCGAATGCCGCCAACATGATGAAGGCCCCTGCTCACTGGCTGCACTACATCAACGTGAAGAACGCCGACGAGACCGCCAGGCGCATCCCGGAAAAGGGCGGAAAGGTGCTCAACGGCCCGATGGACGTCCCCGGCGGAGACCGCGTCGCCCAGTGCATGGATCCGCAGGGCGGTGTGTTCGCCATCTATTCGGCAGCCAGGCGCGCGTAG
- a CDS encoding SDR family oxidoreductase — MQGPSSRTTQRSVLVLGARGTVGSEVTRALLDAGARVRILTRSSNGLAHLPDTVERQVGDVRDRTCLARAMDGVASAFYSSPHEEDEEQLARNVVEACETAGARLVFVGVHVDGPNRLVRALKRGTFGRLIPHYRPKFAIAERVRRSRANPVLLMPSNFCQNDELFREQLLEGIFSQPLGHKGLNRVDVRDVGDAAARAMLDPSIPSGTHPVDGPATFSGPACAAVWSAALGREVRYTGDDEQTWTRPLRERLSGRKQEDFLNTYRLISRFYVPTDPRSVARTTELLGHPLRSYGEYVRDTLARWRSAAAA, encoded by the coding sequence ATGCAGGGTCCATCCAGCCGCACCACGCAGCGCTCCGTCCTGGTCCTCGGGGCGCGAGGTACCGTCGGCAGCGAAGTCACCCGAGCCCTGCTGGACGCGGGCGCGCGCGTGCGCATCCTCACGCGCTCCTCGAACGGACTCGCCCACCTGCCCGACACCGTGGAGCGGCAGGTGGGAGACGTGCGGGATCGCACCTGTCTCGCACGGGCCATGGACGGCGTGGCGTCCGCCTTCTACTCCTCCCCACACGAGGAGGACGAGGAGCAGCTGGCCCGTAACGTCGTGGAGGCGTGCGAGACGGCCGGCGCGCGCCTCGTCTTCGTGGGGGTCCACGTGGACGGGCCGAACCGCCTGGTGCGCGCCCTCAAGCGGGGGACGTTCGGCCGCCTGATTCCGCACTACCGGCCGAAGTTCGCCATCGCCGAGCGCGTCCGCCGCTCGCGGGCCAACCCGGTCCTGCTCATGCCCTCCAACTTCTGCCAGAACGACGAGCTGTTCCGCGAGCAGTTGCTGGAGGGCATCTTCTCCCAGCCGCTGGGCCACAAGGGCCTCAACCGGGTGGACGTGCGTGACGTGGGCGACGCCGCGGCCCGAGCGATGCTCGACCCGTCCATCCCCTCGGGGACGCACCCGGTGGACGGGCCGGCGACCTTCTCGGGACCCGCGTGCGCTGCGGTGTGGAGCGCCGCGCTGGGCCGCGAGGTGCGCTACACCGGTGACGACGAGCAGACCTGGACGCGCCCGCTGCGCGAGCGCCTCTCGGGCCGCAAGCAGGAGGACTTCCTCAACACCTACCGGCTCATCTCACGCTTCTACGTGCCGACCGATCCCCGCAGCGTCGCACGCACCACGGAGCTGCTCGGTCACCCTCTCCGGAGCTATGGGGAGTACGTCCGGGACACTCTCGCCCGGTGGCGCTCGGCCGCGGCGGCCTGA
- a CDS encoding 3-deoxy-7-phosphoheptulonate synthase encodes MKTRSASATEGCSAPVDKTGQTDDERISDVTPLPPPQHLIRFFPVRGTPMEALISDTRQRIRDIMTGKDDRLLVIMGPCSIHDPQAALDYAKRLKVERERYADTLELVMRVYFEKPRTTVGWKGLINDPYLDESYRIDEGLRIARHLLLDINRLGMPAGSEFLDVISPQYIGDLISWGAIGARTTESQVHRELASGLSAPIGFKNGTDGNIKIATDAIQAAARPHHFLSVHKNGQVAIVETRGNTDCHVILRGGKLPNYDAASVAAACQELEAAMLPATLMVDCSHANSSKQYQKQLDVARDIASQIAGGSRRVFGVMVESHLVAGAQKFSPGKDDPARLEYGKSITDACLGWDDSGEVLKLLSDAVKARRP; translated from the coding sequence ATGAAGACCAGGTCCGCCAGCGCGACCGAGGGTTGCTCTGCGCCCGTCGACAAGACCGGCCAGACAGACGACGAGAGGATCAGCGACGTGACGCCGCTGCCGCCGCCGCAACACCTCATCCGCTTCTTCCCGGTGCGCGGCACGCCAATGGAAGCGCTGATCAGCGACACGCGCCAGCGCATCCGCGACATCATGACCGGGAAGGATGACCGCCTGCTGGTCATCATGGGCCCGTGCTCGATCCACGACCCACAGGCCGCGCTCGACTATGCGAAGCGGCTGAAGGTGGAGCGCGAGCGCTACGCCGACACGCTGGAGCTCGTGATGCGTGTGTACTTCGAGAAGCCGCGCACGACGGTCGGCTGGAAGGGGCTGATCAACGATCCCTACCTCGACGAGAGCTACCGCATCGACGAAGGCCTGCGCATCGCGCGCCACCTGCTGCTGGACATCAACCGGCTCGGCATGCCGGCGGGCAGCGAGTTCCTCGACGTGATCTCTCCGCAGTACATCGGCGACCTCATCTCCTGGGGTGCGATCGGCGCCCGCACGACGGAGAGCCAGGTGCACCGCGAGCTGGCCTCGGGCCTCTCGGCACCCATCGGCTTCAAGAACGGCACGGACGGCAACATCAAGATCGCCACCGATGCCATCCAGGCGGCGGCACGGCCGCACCACTTCCTGTCGGTGCACAAGAACGGCCAGGTGGCGATCGTCGAGACCCGGGGCAACACCGACTGTCATGTCATCCTGCGCGGCGGCAAGTTGCCGAACTACGACGCGGCCAGCGTCGCGGCCGCCTGCCAGGAGCTCGAAGCGGCAATGCTGCCGGCCACGCTGATGGTGGACTGCTCGCACGCCAACAGCAGCAAGCAGTACCAGAAGCAGCTCGACGTCGCGCGCGACATCGCGTCGCAGATCGCCGGAGGCAGCCGGCGCGTGTTTGGCGTCATGGTGGAGAGCCATCTGGTGGCCGGCGCGCAGAAGTTCTCGCCCGGCAAGGATGACCCGGCGCGGCTCGAATACGGCAAGAGCATCACCGACGCCTGCCTCGGCTGGGACGACTCCGGCGAGGTGCTGAAGCTGCTGAGCGACGCGGTGAAGGCGCGGCGGCCCTGA
- a CDS encoding PH domain-containing protein has translation MISALVSALRPLVEPLLKLRFEPPTLPEGSQTLRKLKPSERYLAYAYTRAVLSHVGPLLSVPALIVLELVVGGYATVSPFLAAILVLSLTLASLAVSLVVLRLDWELRDYLIGSRSLRLREGAFVQRELTLSYANVQNVEVTQGPLERLFGFKSLRVSTAGGSRGKPGEHGVPSHEARLVGLEDAEGIRDLILGALRQQRDAGLGDPSHEAPRTRTRLLKEIRDAAAALALATERRAQKTSGGLPPAPPGR, from the coding sequence GTGATCTCCGCCCTCGTCTCCGCCCTGCGACCGCTGGTCGAACCCCTGCTCAAGCTGCGCTTCGAGCCGCCGACGCTTCCAGAGGGAAGCCAGACCCTGCGCAAGCTCAAGCCTTCCGAGCGCTACCTGGCCTACGCCTATACGAGAGCCGTGCTCTCCCATGTCGGGCCGCTCCTCTCAGTCCCCGCGCTCATAGTCCTGGAGCTCGTGGTGGGCGGCTACGCCACGGTGTCTCCCTTTCTCGCCGCGATCCTCGTGCTCTCCCTGACCCTCGCATCGCTGGCCGTGTCCCTGGTGGTGCTTCGGCTGGACTGGGAGCTCCGTGACTACCTCATCGGCAGCCGGAGCCTCCGCCTGCGCGAGGGCGCGTTCGTCCAGCGCGAGCTCACCCTGAGCTACGCCAACGTGCAGAACGTGGAGGTGACGCAGGGCCCGCTCGAGCGGCTCTTTGGGTTCAAGAGCCTGCGTGTCAGCACGGCGGGAGGCAGCCGCGGCAAACCAGGAGAGCACGGCGTTCCAAGCCATGAGGCTCGGCTCGTGGGCCTGGAGGATGCCGAGGGGATCCGGGATCTCATCCTCGGTGCACTGAGACAGCAGCGCGATGCCGGACTCGGAGATCCGTCCCACGAGGCCCCGAGGACACGTACCCGGCTGCTCAAGGAGATCCGGGACGCAGCGGCAGCTCTCGCGCTCGCCACCGAGAGGCGGGCCCAGAAGACGAGCGGAGGTCTCCCGCCAGCCCCGCCGGGCCGTTGA
- a CDS encoding PH domain-containing protein has product MDDTTFQRLDQEVRALQRPDPSLLTYYILMACLALPALPFVILPLYFRYHTLHFRFDAEGVSMGHGILFRREMHLTYARMQDIHLSQNLFERWLGIGSVTLQTAGAGEGGDMKLEGLRNFEAVRDYLYARMRGVREKALAPSETRSTEEQLLTEIRDSLRVAASAIEEQSR; this is encoded by the coding sequence ATGGACGACACGACCTTTCAGCGGCTCGACCAAGAGGTTCGAGCCCTGCAGCGCCCCGACCCCTCGCTCCTGACGTACTACATCCTCATGGCCTGTCTGGCCCTGCCGGCGCTGCCATTCGTCATCCTGCCGCTCTACTTCCGCTACCACACCCTGCACTTCCGCTTCGACGCGGAGGGCGTCTCGATGGGCCATGGCATCCTCTTCCGGCGCGAGATGCACCTCACCTACGCGCGGATGCAGGACATCCACCTGTCCCAGAACCTGTTCGAGCGGTGGCTCGGCATCGGCTCCGTCACCCTCCAGACCGCGGGAGCGGGAGAAGGGGGCGACATGAAGCTAGAGGGGCTCCGCAACTTCGAGGCGGTGCGCGACTACCTCTATGCACGCATGCGAGGCGTCCGCGAGAAAGCCCTGGCCCCGAGCGAGACCCGGAGCACCGAGGAGCAACTCCTCACGGAGATCCGCGACTCCCTGCGGGTGGCGGCGAGCGCCATCGAGGAGCAGTCACGGTGA
- a CDS encoding RCC1 domain-containing protein, with amino-acid sequence MRDSRRDVLGMPLQAVLVLLFVGGCGVSETEPAPTPSVPKSTMDSEGLAVRKTPSMRIAAGQEHSLVVRPNGTVWATGSNVYGQLGDGTTTDRASFTQVRNLTQVVAVASGLSHSLALRADGTVWAWGSNASGQLGDNSGVDSPVPVQVPGLCAVTAIGAGAEHSLAACSDGTLWAWGANSDGQLGNGSTASRTTPVRVSTTLVNVVALAAGSAHSMALLSDGTVRAWGAGSSGQLGNGSTARRLIPTVIPNLNGVSAIAAGDSHSLALRSDGTVRAWGNNAYGQLGDGTTTNRLTPVTVLSQNGLVAVSAGLSSSLSVRADGTVWAWGFNASGQLGDGTWVDRATPVQVSGVSQGQVGAMGSMHSLVLLASGAVYSWGSNFLGQLGDTTTTDRALPGLTSIHSGWGALSGGGQHSILLRSDGTLWATGENSAGQLGDGTTNDHPMPMQIPSLSNIVAADAQDGYSMAVRGDGTVWCWGSNSIVGYDRPTQISGLSNVVDVSGGMHFAVALKADGTVWAWGSNSYGQLGDGTRTRRDTPAQVNGLNSVVTAEAGGPHTLALRADGTVWTWGSNYYGQLGNGTTTDQLIPVQVGNLSNVVAVAAGYSHSLALRADGTVWAWGKNDSGQLGDGTINERHTPVQVGSLSNVVAVATGYAYSMALRADGTIWVWGANDDGQLGNGTTIARYTPVQVSSLSNIVAVAAGYFHALALRGDGTFWAWGVNNNGQLGNGEFNQRVTPYKLNSLSHVIDVAASQYSSSALRSDGTVWAWGREYGQLTPAQVNNLNGVTDIAAGFGHFMALRSDGTVWAWGDNGQGQLGDGTRTNRSAPIPVTGLTQVSAIAAGPYHSLALRADGSVWGWGANSSGELAGGTGSIQPRPFQLQGISDIVSIAAGSGYSVALSVNGTIWVWGSGTLGFGGYQSSLPPTQLTNITGAVGIASGTWHILAKRWDGTLWSWGNTYASWSSTPVEVLTSVKYFGAGYMYSYAVRSDGTLWAWGENDDGQLGDGSTTIRLAPVQASGPTGVVNTAGGESHSLFQDRDGSLWVSGSNYYGQLGDGFPSPDQYIPVQILMP; translated from the coding sequence ATGAGAGATTCAAGAAGAGATGTCCTAGGGATGCCGTTACAGGCGGTGCTCGTGCTGCTATTCGTGGGGGGCTGTGGTGTTTCCGAGACGGAGCCAGCGCCAACACCCAGTGTGCCCAAGAGCACAATGGACTCAGAGGGACTTGCGGTAAGAAAGACGCCTTCGATGCGAATCGCAGCCGGGCAGGAGCACTCCCTGGTGGTTCGTCCGAATGGCACCGTCTGGGCTACGGGCTCCAATGTCTACGGCCAGCTCGGAGACGGGACGACTACGGATCGGGCGAGCTTTACCCAGGTGCGAAACCTCACCCAGGTGGTTGCCGTGGCATCGGGTCTCTCACACTCCCTGGCGCTGCGCGCAGATGGCACCGTCTGGGCGTGGGGTTCTAATGCTTCGGGCCAACTCGGCGATAACTCGGGTGTGGACAGTCCAGTGCCTGTGCAGGTTCCTGGCCTCTGTGCGGTGACCGCGATCGGGGCGGGCGCGGAGCACTCTCTCGCGGCGTGTTCGGATGGAACCCTCTGGGCATGGGGGGCTAATAGTGATGGTCAATTAGGCAATGGCTCCACGGCCTCCCGGACCACTCCCGTGAGGGTTAGTACCACCCTGGTCAATGTCGTGGCGCTTGCCGCAGGAAGCGCGCATTCGATGGCGCTGCTGTCTGATGGCACTGTGCGCGCCTGGGGCGCAGGTTCCAGTGGACAGCTCGGCAATGGTTCGACGGCCCGCCGACTCATTCCCACCGTGATCCCCAACTTGAACGGCGTGAGCGCCATCGCCGCAGGAGATAGCCACTCGTTGGCTCTGCGGTCGGATGGCACCGTGCGCGCCTGGGGCAACAATGCCTACGGGCAGCTCGGCGACGGGACGACTACGAACCGCCTGACCCCTGTCACGGTGCTAAGCCAGAACGGCTTGGTGGCCGTCTCCGCAGGGCTGAGTTCCTCTCTGTCCGTGCGTGCGGATGGCACCGTCTGGGCATGGGGCTTCAATGCCTCGGGCCAGCTTGGCGATGGCACCTGGGTGGACCGTGCAACGCCAGTGCAGGTGAGCGGAGTGAGTCAGGGACAAGTGGGTGCAATGGGGAGTATGCACTCGCTCGTGCTGCTAGCCTCGGGGGCAGTCTACTCCTGGGGTAGCAATTTCCTCGGACAACTCGGGGATACGACCACGACGGACCGTGCTCTTCCTGGGTTAACGAGCATCCACTCAGGATGGGGTGCCCTCTCCGGAGGAGGCCAGCACTCGATCCTTCTGCGCTCGGATGGCACCCTCTGGGCAACTGGTGAGAACTCAGCTGGCCAGCTTGGCGACGGTACGACCAACGACCATCCAATGCCTATGCAGATCCCCAGCCTGAGCAACATCGTGGCCGCAGACGCTCAAGACGGTTACTCCATGGCTGTACGCGGGGACGGTACGGTCTGGTGCTGGGGCAGCAACTCCATTGTGGGATACGACAGGCCTACACAAATATCTGGGTTGAGCAACGTGGTTGACGTTTCTGGGGGTATGCATTTTGCGGTTGCGCTTAAGGCAGATGGTACTGTTTGGGCTTGGGGCTCCAACTCCTACGGTCAATTGGGAGATGGGACGAGAACCCGGCGTGACACTCCCGCACAAGTGAACGGTTTGAATTCCGTAGTGACAGCAGAAGCTGGTGGCCCACACACCTTGGCGCTGCGCGCTGATGGCACTGTCTGGACATGGGGCTCTAACTACTACGGTCAACTGGGGAACGGGACGACTACCGATCAACTTATACCCGTGCAAGTAGGTAACTTGAGTAATGTGGTGGCCGTAGCGGCTGGGTACTCCCACTCCCTGGCACTACGCGCCGACGGTACTGTCTGGGCATGGGGAAAAAACGACTCGGGTCAATTGGGAGACGGAACAATCAATGAGCGCCATACTCCCGTGCAGGTAGGCAGTTTGAGCAACGTAGTAGCCGTAGCAACCGGCTACGCCTATTCCATGGCGCTACGCGCCGACGGAACTATCTGGGTTTGGGGTGCCAACGACGATGGTCAATTGGGGAATGGGACAACCATTGCTCGCTATACGCCCGTGCAGGTGAGCAGCTTGAGCAATATAGTGGCCGTAGCAGCTGGCTATTTCCATGCCTTGGCGCTACGCGGCGACGGTACCTTCTGGGCATGGGGAGTCAACAACAATGGGCAACTTGGCAATGGCGAATTCAATCAGCGAGTGACGCCGTATAAGTTGAATAGCTTGAGTCATGTGATTGATGTGGCTGCCAGCCAATATTCATCTAGTGCATTGCGCTCGGACGGCACCGTATGGGCTTGGGGCCGCGAATACGGACAGCTCACACCGGCGCAGGTGAACAACTTGAATGGTGTAACAGATATCGCCGCAGGCTTTGGGCATTTCATGGCCTTGCGCTCGGATGGCACGGTGTGGGCGTGGGGCGACAACGGGCAAGGTCAGCTTGGCGATGGTACACGCACCAATCGGTCAGCACCAATTCCAGTAACTGGGTTAACCCAGGTGTCGGCCATTGCCGCAGGACCTTATCACTCCCTCGCATTGCGTGCGGACGGCAGTGTCTGGGGATGGGGTGCAAATTCCAGTGGCGAACTCGCAGGCGGAACGGGTTCCATCCAACCAAGGCCTTTTCAACTCCAAGGTATAAGCGACATTGTCTCCATCGCCGCAGGTAGTGGCTATTCAGTCGCTCTGAGCGTGAATGGTACGATCTGGGTATGGGGTTCAGGCACATTGGGCTTTGGCGGCTATCAAAGCAGCTTGCCACCAACTCAACTCACAAACATCACTGGTGCGGTGGGAATCGCGTCTGGGACTTGGCACATCCTCGCTAAACGTTGGGACGGAACGCTCTGGTCCTGGGGTAATACCTACGCTAGCTGGAGTAGCACACCGGTCGAAGTATTGACTTCGGTGAAATATTTTGGTGCAGGCTATATGTACTCGTATGCGGTGCGTTCGGACGGTACATTGTGGGCTTGGGGCGAAAATGACGACGGGCAACTCGGAGATGGTAGTACTACCATCCGTCTTGCCCCCGTACAGGCCTCAGGTCCAACCGGCGTTGTGAACACAGCAGGTGGTGAAAGCCATTCGCTCTTCCAGGATAGAGATGGCTCCCTTTGGGTTTCGGGGTCAAACTATTATGGTCAACTGGGCGACGGTTTCCCCAGTCCGGACCAGTACATCCCTGTTCAGATCCTGATGCCCTAA
- a CDS encoding penicillin-binding transpeptidase domain-containing protein — translation MTRAPSPLPSLLLALVLLPPLGALAQPARTEPKKHPGCFVLLDLKTGELTRNDPERCAKRMPPASTFKVPHALIALETGVVTDPAATRKWDGKKRDVPDWNRDHSLESAIRYSVVWFFQGTAKQIGRERMKDWLHRFGYGNEDVSGELTGFWLAGPLLISPEEQVRFLARLYKNELPVSERSREAVKRILVQAPDTAPERMKRLAGPWPTGAVVSGKTGSTHTKQDGDVSWLVGHVRSPRGEYVFASLVTGEHLEGPTALHAAVDALQGLGVL, via the coding sequence ATGACCCGAGCCCCTTCTCCCCTGCCCTCGCTGCTGCTGGCCCTCGTGCTTCTCCCGCCCCTGGGCGCCCTGGCCCAACCCGCCAGGACCGAACCCAAGAAACACCCGGGCTGCTTCGTGCTGCTGGACTTGAAGACGGGCGAGCTGACGCGCAACGACCCCGAGCGCTGCGCGAAGCGGATGCCCCCCGCGTCCACCTTCAAGGTTCCGCACGCCCTCATCGCCCTGGAGACGGGCGTGGTCACGGACCCGGCGGCCACACGCAAGTGGGACGGGAAGAAGCGGGACGTGCCCGACTGGAACCGGGACCACTCGTTGGAGTCGGCCATCCGCTACTCGGTGGTGTGGTTCTTCCAGGGCACGGCGAAGCAGATCGGCCGTGAGCGGATGAAGGACTGGCTGCACCGCTTCGGCTACGGCAACGAGGACGTGTCCGGTGAGCTCACCGGCTTCTGGCTCGCGGGCCCGCTGCTCATCTCCCCGGAGGAGCAGGTGCGGTTCCTCGCCCGCCTGTATAAGAACGAGCTGCCGGTGAGCGAGCGCTCGCGGGAGGCGGTGAAGCGCATCCTGGTGCAGGCACCGGACACGGCGCCGGAGCGGATGAAGCGGCTGGCGGGGCCGTGGCCCACGGGCGCGGTGGTGAGCGGGAAGACGGGCTCCACGCACACGAAGCAGGACGGTGACGTGAGCTGGCTGGTGGGCCATGTGCGCTCGCCGCGCGGAGAGTACGTCTTCGCGAGCCTGGTGACGGGCGAGCACCTCGAGGGCCCCACGGCGCTTCACGCGGCCGTGGACGCCCTCCAGGGCCTGGGCGTGCTCTAG
- a CDS encoding lectin, producing MDRRTQRVLLRKVFGVSILVLAAACGPGAVSESPGLRTQGAALFTGEPLVSASSGRCLDVKQESRTPGTGLQIHGCHGRINQAFTFTAAGELRTYDNTLCVDTASGQTAQGTRAVIATCTGSLAQKWVFNANGTLVHTASGLCLDVEGAKTADGTPVIVWTCNGQTNQKWSRPAAPDTQAPTPPSGLVTSNLTCNSVTLSWTGSTDNVGVAFYDVYHDGQQMKSVDGNTHSTSLTVVPGVTWGLYVNARDAAGNVSQASPTLSLKPPQCQVDTTPPTAPTQLSGSASGTSVTLSWNGSTDNVGVTGYDVLRDGARVGTATGTTFADSGLAASTSYTYTVVARDAQGNVSTASNALTLTTGAACANPICSVTQVTTDTDIPWGLVPLADGTVLYGRRDAQDIVRLNPVTGVKTTLGTVPNVQSTDGEGGLLGLAVAPTFDTDRWLYIMHTSPTDNRIVRIKVTAGFTLDLASHQVLVQGLLRNKFHNGGRLRWGPDGKLYASTGDAQNGANAQDTSNLAGKVLRINPDGTIPSDNPFGNFVWSYGHRNPQGLAFDSNGRLWEQEFGNSVMDETNLIVKGGNYGWPNCEGTVSQGGSGCATPGYIAPKQTYSTAEGSCSGIAIVRDVLYVACQRGTRLYREVISGSSLTNVTPYFVGTYGRLRTVEPSVDGNLWLTTSNSGDKDSIPNNSNEKIFRVLLGN from the coding sequence ATGGATCGTCGTACGCAGCGAGTCCTGTTGAGGAAGGTGTTTGGCGTTTCCATCCTGGTCCTGGCGGCCGCGTGCGGTCCCGGGGCTGTGTCCGAATCACCCGGGCTGCGGACCCAGGGCGCGGCGCTCTTCACGGGTGAGCCGCTCGTGAGTGCGTCGAGCGGACGCTGCCTCGACGTGAAGCAAGAGAGCCGCACGCCCGGTACGGGGCTGCAGATTCATGGCTGCCATGGCCGCATCAACCAGGCCTTCACCTTCACCGCCGCGGGCGAGCTGCGCACCTACGACAACACGCTGTGCGTGGACACGGCCTCGGGGCAGACGGCCCAGGGAACGCGCGCCGTCATCGCCACGTGCACGGGCTCGCTGGCGCAGAAGTGGGTCTTCAACGCGAACGGCACCTTGGTCCACACGGCGAGCGGCCTGTGCCTGGACGTGGAGGGCGCGAAGACCGCGGACGGGACGCCCGTCATCGTCTGGACCTGCAATGGACAGACGAACCAGAAGTGGTCCCGTCCCGCGGCCCCGGACACGCAAGCGCCCACGCCGCCGAGCGGCCTCGTGACGAGCAACCTCACCTGCAACTCGGTGACGCTGAGCTGGACGGGCTCGACGGACAACGTGGGCGTCGCCTTCTACGACGTGTACCACGACGGTCAGCAGATGAAGTCCGTGGATGGCAACACGCACTCGACGTCGCTCACGGTGGTGCCGGGCGTCACCTGGGGCCTGTACGTGAACGCGCGCGACGCCGCGGGCAACGTCTCGCAGGCAAGCCCTACGCTGTCGTTGAAGCCGCCGCAGTGCCAGGTGGACACCACGCCACCGACGGCACCGACGCAGCTGTCGGGCAGTGCGTCCGGAACGAGCGTGACGTTGAGCTGGAACGGCTCGACGGACAACGTGGGCGTCACCGGCTACGACGTGCTCCGCGACGGCGCCAGGGTTGGAACCGCGACGGGCACCACTTTCGCGGACAGCGGGCTCGCGGCGAGCACCTCATACACCTATACGGTCGTCGCGCGAGACGCCCAGGGCAACGTGTCCACCGCGAGCAACGCGCTCACGCTCACCACGGGCGCGGCCTGCGCGAACCCCATCTGCTCGGTGACGCAGGTCACGACGGACACGGACATCCCGTGGGGGCTCGTGCCGCTCGCGGACGGGACGGTGCTCTACGGCCGCCGGGACGCGCAGGACATCGTGCGCTTGAATCCTGTGACGGGCGTGAAGACGACGCTCGGCACGGTGCCCAACGTGCAGAGCACGGACGGAGAGGGCGGCCTGCTCGGGCTCGCCGTCGCACCGACGTTCGACACGGACCGCTGGCTGTACATCATGCACACGTCGCCCACGGACAACCGCATCGTGCGCATCAAGGTAACGGCGGGCTTCACACTCGACCTCGCGAGCCATCAGGTGCTGGTGCAGGGGTTGTTGCGCAACAAGTTCCACAACGGCGGCCGCCTGCGGTGGGGCCCGGACGGCAAGCTGTACGCGAGCACCGGCGACGCGCAGAACGGCGCCAACGCGCAGGACACCTCGAACCTCGCGGGCAAGGTGCTTCGCATCAACCCGGACGGCACCATTCCCAGCGACAACCCGTTCGGGAACTTCGTCTGGAGCTATGGCCACCGCAATCCGCAGGGGCTGGCCTTCGACTCGAACGGCCGGCTTTGGGAGCAGGAATTCGGCAACTCGGTGATGGACGAGACCAACCTCATCGTGAAGGGGGGCAACTACGGCTGGCCCAACTGCGAGGGCACAGTCTCGCAAGGCGGAAGCGGTTGTGCGACTCCGGGCTACATCGCGCCCAAGCAGACGTATTCCACGGCCGAGGGCTCGTGCAGTGGAATCGCCATCGTGCGTGACGTGCTCTACGTGGCGTGCCAGCGCGGCACGCGGTTGTACCGAGAGGTCATCTCGGGCTCGAGCCTCACCAATGTGACGCCGTACTTCGTCGGAACGTACGGACGGCTGCGCACGGTCGAGCCGTCCGTGGACGGGAACCTCTGGCTCACCACGAGCAACTCGGGGGACAAGGACAGCATCCCCAACAACAGCAACGAGAAGATCTTCCGCGTGCTGCTCGGCAATTGA